A single genomic interval of Rhodobacter sp. 24-YEA-8 harbors:
- a CDS encoding BtpA/SgcQ family protein, with protein MRARQLDRKDLVILNNVSAEFAVSPDSRPLADRARSAVFSSIRDAVLVSGAITGESAQIVDPENVKKTLPDTPVLANSGVKHGTVEDVLKIADGCVVGSSLKVDGHTWNAVDPKRAREFMDIVRKMRG; from the coding sequence GTGCGCGCACGTCAGCTGGACCGCAAGGATCTGGTGATCCTGAACAACGTTTCAGCCGAATTCGCCGTCTCGCCTGACAGTCGCCCACTGGCGGATCGCGCGCGGTCGGCAGTGTTTTCCTCGATCCGGGATGCCGTGCTGGTCTCGGGCGCGATCACCGGGGAATCTGCCCAGATAGTGGATCCGGAAAACGTGAAGAAGACGCTGCCTGACACTCCGGTTCTCGCCAATAGCGGCGTGAAACATGGCACGGTCGAAGATGTACTGAAAATCGCGGATGGCTGTGTGGTTGGCTCCTCGCTCAAAGTGGATGGCCATACTTGGAATGCGGTCGATCCCAAACGCGCGCGTGAATTCATGGATATCGTGCGCAAGATGCGGGGCTGA
- a CDS encoding putative Ig domain-containing protein, which translates to MRLSSASRTPSPDFRAFRPLVWLAGLIAALCVALVSPALAQERQQIASVDLSNISVWGNAPSSRTFTVPAGSRVTEIETAIGVSHRGSSWGSETVLTLIAPGGQRFVFTGDEMNFAGQSGYYRATSRLQVDPPVLNAGGTWTVELSDTYDDRANPDYITDNNSGIVLYDLPNPELSLSASSAVLVMGTAIDPIQASATGGVGAYTYSISPALPAGLTLNASTGALTGTPEAGSPETTYTITAVDSRNLGDEATLTLTVEDRSLVLTLSESSISAIRGTAITPVTASASGGDENFSFSISPALPSGLSIDAGTGTISGTPTVASPVTGYTVTLTDGNGYTETAAISIGVEHPPLGLSLSQSYLHLTRGVAIDPAVTATITGGSGTVSFSVSPMLPAGIELDPVTGTISGTPGAILAATAYTVTATDQTGPALSAILTISVENDDERVAEAFEQATTRFMAARIDRMLASEPRGYRLENRGDTSGNGITSRSTQNGADLSFAAGRLSADGLWFLWIEGEYAEYRYSHSGEATRKGDFGLVSAGFDYLLNPDLTLGMMVQVDHMSETAKDASDISGNGWMVGPYIAGRFSSDLYYTARIAYGRSDNDAALDVFGGGAEWFRGGFATERSLARASVYGIRDLSSGVTVSPKLDLAWMRESQQDYSVTDGVSSVAVDGLAVEVWRLKLSSRFEGHVGQNLRAFVEPSLAWDFAGSGYQERDDLIGALELGLRSDAASAWQSLVALRYEGIGADDREAVAVRLNLNRSF; encoded by the coding sequence ATGCGGCTGAGCAGTGCCAGCAGAACTCCATCTCCAGATTTCCGCGCCTTCCGACCCCTGGTCTGGCTTGCCGGCCTGATCGCGGCGCTGTGCGTTGCGCTGGTCTCGCCCGCCCTTGCGCAGGAACGCCAGCAGATCGCCAGCGTCGATCTGTCGAATATCTCGGTCTGGGGCAACGCGCCCAGCAGCCGTACCTTTACGGTCCCGGCCGGGAGCCGTGTGACCGAGATCGAGACGGCAATCGGTGTCTCCCATCGCGGCAGCAGCTGGGGCAGCGAGACAGTTCTGACCCTCATTGCGCCGGGTGGTCAGCGGTTCGTTTTCACCGGGGACGAAATGAATTTCGCCGGGCAATCCGGCTATTATCGCGCCACCAGCAGGTTGCAGGTCGACCCGCCTGTGCTGAATGCCGGCGGCACCTGGACTGTCGAGCTGAGTGATACATACGATGATCGCGCTAACCCGGATTACATCACCGACAACAATTCCGGCATCGTCCTCTACGACCTGCCCAATCCCGAGCTGAGCCTTTCGGCCTCCTCGGCCGTTCTGGTTATGGGCACTGCCATTGACCCGATCCAGGCCAGTGCAACCGGCGGCGTCGGGGCTTATACCTATTCCATCAGCCCGGCCCTGCCGGCAGGTCTGACGCTGAACGCCAGCACCGGCGCGCTGACCGGCACGCCGGAAGCCGGCAGCCCGGAGACCACCTATACCATCACCGCCGTCGACAGCCGCAATCTGGGCGATGAGGCGACGCTGACCCTGACGGTGGAGGACCGGTCGCTGGTCCTGACTTTGTCGGAGAGCAGCATCTCGGCGATCCGGGGCACCGCAATCACTCCCGTCACCGCCAGCGCGAGCGGCGGAGATGAGAATTTCAGCTTCTCCATCTCGCCCGCCTTGCCCTCCGGTCTGTCGATTGACGCAGGGACCGGAACGATCAGCGGCACGCCGACGGTTGCCAGCCCGGTCACCGGCTACACGGTCACCCTGACTGATGGCAACGGCTATACCGAGACCGCCGCTATCAGCATCGGGGTCGAACACCCGCCGCTGGGCCTCAGCCTGTCGCAAAGCTATCTGCACCTGACCCGTGGTGTGGCGATTGACCCGGCGGTCACCGCGACGATCACCGGCGGCTCGGGCACGGTCAGCTTCTCGGTCAGCCCGATGCTGCCCGCGGGGATTGAACTTGACCCCGTCACCGGCACGATCAGCGGCACGCCGGGCGCCATACTGGCCGCCACCGCCTATACCGTCACCGCCACCGACCAGACCGGCCCCGCTCTCAGCGCGATCCTGACCATCAGCGTCGAGAATGATGATGAGCGCGTCGCTGAGGCTTTCGAGCAGGCCACCACCCGCTTCATGGCGGCGCGGATCGACCGCATGCTCGCTTCCGAGCCGCGCGGATACCGGCTGGAGAACCGGGGCGACACCTCCGGCAATGGCATCACCTCACGCTCCACCCAGAACGGCGCCGATCTCAGCTTTGCCGCCGGCCGGCTCAGCGCGGACGGGCTGTGGTTCCTCTGGATTGAGGGCGAATATGCCGAATACCGCTACAGCCACAGCGGCGAAGCGACGCGCAAGGGCGATTTCGGACTGGTCTCGGCAGGGTTCGACTATCTGCTGAACCCTGATCTGACGCTCGGGATGATGGTCCAGGTCGACCACATGTCCGAGACGGCAAAGGATGCCAGCGACATTTCCGGCAATGGCTGGATGGTCGGGCCTTATATCGCCGGCCGCTTCAGCAGCGATCTCTATTATACCGCCCGCATCGCCTATGGCCGGTCCGACAATGACGCCGCGCTCGACGTGTTCGGCGGCGGTGCGGAGTGGTTCCGGGGCGGTTTCGCCACCGAGCGCAGCCTTGCCCGCGCCAGTGTCTACGGCATCCGCGATCTGTCGTCGGGCGTCACGGTTTCGCCGAAGCTCGACCTCGCCTGGATGCGCGAAAGCCAGCAGGATTACAGCGTTACCGATGGCGTCAGCAGTGTAGCAGTTGACGGGCTGGCGGTTGAGGTCTGGCGCCTGAAGCTGTCGTCGCGCTTCGAGGGGCATGTGGGGCAGAACCTGCGCGCCTTTGTCGAGCCCTCGCTTGCCTGGGACTTCGCGGGCAGCGGTTATCAGGAGAGAGACGATCTGATCGGCGCACTGGAGCTGGGCCTGCGCTCGGACGCGGCCAGCGCCTGGCAGAGCCTTGTCGCGCTGCGCTATGAGGGGATCGGGGCTGACGACCGGGAGGCGGTCGCGGTGCGGCTCAACCTCAATCGCAGCTTCTGA